From one uncultured Paludibacter sp. genomic stretch:
- the uvrA gene encoding ATPase and DNA damage recognition protein of nucleotide excision repair excinuclease UvrABC (Evidence 2a : Function from experimental evidences in other organisms; PubMedId : 11421287, 12145219, 1826851, 2550431, 2843804, 3007478, 6283374, 6310514; Product type e : enzyme): MDTKNNHIHLPETDENVDVTGARVHNLKNIDVTIPRDALTVVTGLSGSGKSSLAFDTIFAEGQRRYIETFSAYARSFLGNLERPDVDKITGLSPVISIEQKTTNKNPRSTVGTTTEIYDFLRLLYARAGKAYSYITGEEMVKYSDEQIVDLILKNYEGKKTLLLAPVVRGRKGHYKDLFENIRKKGYLHVRVDGEIREITFGMKVDRYKIHDIEIVIDRLTVESKDRQRLKQSMEKAMQQGNGIIMVIEKDADDVRYFSRKLMCPTTGLSYDEPAPHNFSFNSPHGYCPKCKGLGFVNEIDMDKIIPDKSVSIYNGGISPLGKHKNSTIFWQIEAILEKYDCNIKSPISEIPEEAIDEIMNGTEERLNIKNHSLGNSNYFLSYDGILKYIEMQQENSASATEQKWANQYSKTVKCPECNGAKLNKEALSFHIHDKNIAELAEMDISELSDWLNNVEKHLDDKQKLIATEILKELRSRLQFLVDVGLTYLALNRSSVSLSGGESQRIRLATQIGSQLVNVLYILDEPSIGLHQRDNQRLIHSLKQLRDTGNSVIVVEHDKDMMLASDFIVDLGPRAGRHGGEVVFTGTPEQMLQSDTLTSEYLNGKKKIEIPEKIREGNGKFLTLFGAKGNNLKNVDVTFPLGKMICVTGVSGSGKSTLINDTLQPILSQYFYRSLQDPLVYERIEGLENIDKVVEVDQSPIGRTPRSNPATYTGVFSDIRNLFATLPEAKIRGYKPGRFSFNTAGGRCETCGGNGYKTIEMNFLPDVNVLCETCQGKRYNRETLEVRFKGKSIADVLNMTINQAVEFFENQPSILNKIKTLKDVGLGYIKLGQSSTTLSGGESQRVKLATELSKRDTGKTLYILDEPTTGLHFEDIRVLLGVLNRLVNRGNTVIIIEHNMDVIKSADYIIDIGPEGGQGGGQIICTGTPKEVSENPSSETGRFLKKEL, from the coding sequence TTGGACACTAAAAACAATCATATACACCTTCCTGAAACTGATGAAAACGTGGATGTTACGGGTGCGCGTGTGCACAATCTGAAAAACATTGACGTAACCATTCCACGCGACGCGCTCACGGTAGTTACAGGCTTGAGCGGAAGCGGGAAATCATCACTTGCTTTCGACACTATTTTTGCCGAAGGTCAACGCCGTTACATTGAAACTTTCTCGGCGTACGCGCGTAGTTTTTTGGGCAATTTAGAACGCCCCGATGTGGATAAAATTACCGGATTAAGCCCCGTAATTTCCATCGAACAAAAAACCACCAATAAAAATCCGCGTTCCACAGTAGGAACCACCACCGAAATTTACGATTTTCTCCGTTTGCTTTATGCGCGCGCAGGCAAGGCGTACTCATATATTACGGGAGAAGAAATGGTAAAATATTCCGACGAACAAATTGTGGATTTGATTCTTAAAAATTACGAGGGAAAAAAAACATTGCTTTTAGCGCCTGTAGTTCGTGGACGTAAAGGACATTACAAAGATTTATTTGAAAATATCCGCAAAAAAGGATATTTACACGTACGTGTTGACGGTGAAATCCGCGAAATCACGTTCGGGATGAAAGTGGACAGGTATAAAATCCACGATATTGAAATTGTAATTGACCGTTTGACAGTAGAAAGCAAAGACCGCCAACGCCTGAAACAATCTATGGAAAAGGCTATGCAGCAGGGAAACGGTATTATTATGGTAATTGAAAAAGATGCAGACGATGTTCGATATTTTAGCCGGAAATTGATGTGTCCCACTACAGGACTTTCGTACGATGAACCCGCGCCGCATAATTTTTCATTTAACTCCCCTCATGGGTACTGTCCAAAATGCAAAGGACTTGGTTTTGTGAATGAGATTGACATGGACAAAATCATTCCCGATAAGTCTGTAAGCATTTACAACGGTGGAATTTCTCCGTTAGGAAAGCATAAAAACAGTACTATTTTTTGGCAGATTGAAGCCATTTTGGAGAAATACGATTGCAATATAAAATCGCCTATTTCTGAAATTCCGGAAGAAGCTATTGATGAAATAATGAACGGAACGGAAGAACGATTAAACATTAAAAATCATTCGCTCGGCAATTCAAACTATTTTCTTTCTTACGATGGAATTTTGAAATACATCGAAATGCAGCAGGAAAATTCCGCATCGGCTACCGAACAGAAATGGGCAAATCAATATTCCAAAACCGTAAAATGTCCTGAATGTAACGGCGCAAAACTGAATAAGGAAGCACTTTCGTTCCACATTCACGACAAAAACATTGCCGAATTGGCAGAAATGGATATTTCGGAACTTTCGGATTGGCTGAACAATGTTGAAAAGCACCTCGACGATAAACAAAAACTTATTGCAACTGAAATTTTGAAAGAACTTCGCTCACGTTTGCAGTTTCTGGTAGATGTCGGCTTAACTTATTTGGCTTTGAATCGCTCGTCTGTCTCTCTTTCAGGTGGCGAAAGCCAGCGCATCCGATTGGCAACGCAAATCGGTTCGCAATTAGTAAATGTATTGTACATTTTGGACGAACCAAGCATCGGACTGCATCAGCGCGATAACCAGCGTTTGATTCATTCATTAAAACAACTTCGCGATACGGGAAATTCTGTGATTGTTGTAGAACACGACAAAGATATGATGCTGGCTTCCGATTTTATTGTAGATTTAGGTCCTCGCGCAGGACGTCATGGAGGTGAAGTGGTTTTTACCGGAACGCCTGAACAAATGTTGCAATCCGATACATTGACATCGGAATATCTGAATGGAAAAAAGAAAATTGAAATTCCTGAAAAAATACGGGAAGGAAACGGCAAATTTTTGACGCTTTTCGGAGCAAAAGGAAATAATCTGAAAAATGTGGATGTAACCTTTCCGCTTGGAAAAATGATTTGCGTTACAGGTGTTTCAGGTAGTGGAAAATCAACATTGATAAACGATACGTTGCAGCCTATCTTAAGCCAGTATTTTTACCGATCGTTGCAAGATCCGTTAGTTTATGAACGAATTGAGGGACTTGAAAACATTGATAAAGTAGTTGAAGTAGATCAATCGCCCATAGGACGCACTCCACGCTCTAATCCTGCGACTTACACCGGTGTGTTCAGCGATATACGAAATTTATTTGCGACACTTCCCGAAGCAAAAATTCGCGGTTACAAACCGGGGAGATTTTCATTTAATACTGCCGGCGGACGTTGTGAAACGTGTGGTGGAAACGGTTACAAAACCATTGAAATGAATTTTTTGCCCGATGTAAATGTGCTTTGTGAAACTTGTCAAGGGAAACGATACAATCGTGAAACTCTGGAAGTGCGTTTTAAAGGAAAATCCATTGCCGACGTATTGAATATGACCATTAATCAAGCGGTGGAATTCTTTGAAAATCAACCGTCTATACTAAATAAAATTAAAACATTGAAAGACGTCGGTCTGGGCTATATTAAACTGGGACAAAGCAGTACAACGCTTTCGGGCGGTGAAAGCCAGCGGGTGAAATTGGCTACCGAACTATCAAAACGTGACACGGGAAAGACGCTTTATATTCTTGATGAACCGACTACAGGATTGCATTTTGAAGATATTCGTGTTCTTTTGGGAGTTTTGAATCGGTTAGTAAACAGAGGAAATACGGTGATTATCATCGAACACAATATGGATGTAATAAAAAGTGCCGACTATATTATTGATATTGGTCCCGAAGGAGGACAAGGCGGAGGACAAATTATTTGCACGGGAACACCCAAAGAAGTAAGCGAAAATCCAAGTAGCGAAACGGGAAGATTTCTGAAAAAGGAATTATAA
- a CDS encoding conserved membrane hypothetical protein (Evidence 4 : Unknown function but conserved in other organisms), producing the protein MTDQKIFQASEEAKGKASQLRLFAILAWLIAIAGEVFAILKLIHNETLVWLIVAIVVILALAILGNVLWKKANRLDPASEANKVSFFFKSQLGAIMSVLAFLPLVILIFTNKDVNGKTKGIAGAVAIVALLAAGITGVDFNPPSIEKYTAEINAQTDSLKQLTGVDHVYWTTKAGNKYHIYKDCYHIKNREISEGTVKEAWESRHIENGELCLTCKERALKEKAVNGGIIDQVKNVLSGDSVK; encoded by the coding sequence ATGACAGACCAAAAAATTTTTCAAGCAAGCGAAGAAGCAAAAGGAAAAGCTTCTCAGTTACGTCTTTTTGCTATTCTTGCATGGTTGATAGCTATTGCAGGAGAAGTTTTTGCTATTCTTAAACTCATTCATAACGAAACACTTGTATGGCTCATTGTAGCTATTGTAGTAATTCTTGCTTTGGCTATTTTGGGAAATGTTTTATGGAAAAAAGCCAATCGTTTGGATCCGGCTTCGGAAGCAAATAAAGTATCGTTCTTCTTCAAAAGTCAGTTAGGCGCAATTATGTCGGTGTTGGCATTTTTACCGTTGGTTATTCTTATTTTTACCAATAAAGATGTGAACGGAAAAACCAAAGGAATTGCCGGAGCTGTTGCTATTGTAGCATTGCTCGCTGCGGGAATTACAGGGGTAGATTTCAATCCTCCTTCCATAGAAAAATATACAGCCGAAATCAATGCTCAAACCGATTCATTGAAACAACTTACAGGCGTTGACCACGTATATTGGACAACAAAAGCAGGCAATAAATACCACATTTATAAAGATTGTTACCACATTAAAAACAGAGAAATATCTGAAGGAACCGTAAAAGAAGCTTGGGAAAGCCGCCACATTGAAAACGGCGAACTTTGTCTCACTTGCAAAGAAAGAGCTTTAAAAGAAAAAGCCGTAAACGGAGGAATTATCGACCAAGTTAAAAATGTACTTTCAGGCGATTCCGTAAAATAA
- a CDS encoding Peptidase M24: protein MSEIKNRLAELRKVMKDSGIAACIIPGTDPHASEYIADYWKERQWISGFDGSAGTVALTLDKAGLWTDSRYFLQGAEQLKDTTIELMKQGLPETLEIIPWLASELKAGDKVAVNAQMFSVNAYASMKNELKSAGIELVSMDLIDKVWKNRPSLPLNPFFVFDKKYTGKSVGEKLEMVRAEMNKLRADVFVLSALDDIAWLFNIRGNDVNYNPVTIAYALVNENSTTLFIAPEKMTEKTSAYLKENDVKVEDYTKIYDALKEIPKAKTVLIDGGKLNQSLFEAIPAQCEKRNTMSPVFKLKSIKNSVEMNGVRKAMIKDGVALTRFFMWFEKNLKKGKLTEISITEKLREFRAEQNGFKGESFSTIAGYAAHGAIVHYSATPESDVEIKEEGILLLDSGGQYLDGTTDITRTVALGKPTKKQKTDYTMVLKGHIQLGMAKFPAGTRGSQLDILARKAMWDKAINYGHGTGHGVGHFLNVHEGPQNIRMDENPMTLQPGMMLSNEPGLYRTGEYGIRIENLVQVIPAEKTEFGQFLKFETLTLCYIDTKLVDKKMLTDKEREWLNVYHLNVCKKLAPHLTKKECKWLSKKTDAI from the coding sequence ATGAGTGAAATAAAAAATCGCCTTGCCGAATTACGCAAGGTAATGAAAGATTCAGGTATTGCCGCCTGTATTATTCCCGGAACCGATCCGCACGCCAGTGAATATATTGCCGATTATTGGAAAGAACGTCAATGGATTTCGGGTTTCGACGGTTCTGCAGGAACTGTTGCGCTTACGTTGGATAAAGCCGGACTCTGGACAGACTCGCGCTATTTTCTTCAAGGCGCCGAACAATTGAAAGATACTACCATCGAACTGATGAAACAAGGATTGCCTGAAACATTGGAAATTATTCCCTGGCTTGCATCAGAATTGAAAGCGGGAGATAAAGTGGCGGTAAATGCGCAAATGTTTTCGGTAAATGCATACGCTTCGATGAAAAACGAATTGAAAAGCGCCGGAATTGAACTTGTCTCAATGGATTTAATTGATAAAGTCTGGAAAAATCGTCCTTCTTTGCCTTTGAATCCGTTTTTTGTTTTCGATAAAAAATATACGGGAAAATCAGTAGGAGAGAAGTTGGAAATGGTTCGCGCCGAGATGAACAAACTCCGCGCTGATGTATTTGTGCTTTCAGCATTGGACGATATTGCGTGGCTGTTTAATATTCGCGGAAACGATGTGAATTACAATCCGGTAACCATTGCTTATGCTTTGGTGAATGAAAATTCTACGACGCTTTTTATTGCTCCCGAAAAAATGACAGAAAAAACATCGGCATATTTAAAAGAAAACGATGTGAAAGTGGAGGATTACACTAAAATTTATGATGCGTTAAAAGAAATTCCGAAGGCAAAAACGGTATTAATCGACGGCGGAAAACTGAATCAATCGCTGTTTGAAGCTATTCCTGCACAATGTGAGAAACGCAATACAATGTCGCCTGTTTTTAAACTGAAAAGCATAAAAAACAGTGTGGAAATGAACGGCGTACGCAAAGCAATGATAAAAGACGGCGTTGCTTTGACTCGTTTCTTTATGTGGTTTGAAAAAAATCTGAAAAAAGGAAAACTCACTGAAATTTCCATCACAGAAAAACTCAGGGAATTCCGTGCTGAACAAAATGGTTTTAAAGGTGAAAGTTTTTCTACTATTGCGGGTTATGCTGCTCACGGAGCCATTGTGCATTACAGCGCTACTCCCGAAAGCGATGTTGAAATAAAAGAGGAGGGCATTTTGTTGCTTGATTCGGGCGGACAATATTTGGATGGAACTACCGATATTACACGCACTGTTGCACTCGGCAAGCCCACAAAAAAACAAAAAACAGATTACACAATGGTTTTGAAAGGTCATATTCAATTGGGTATGGCTAAATTTCCCGCAGGCACGCGCGGATCGCAACTGGATATTTTGGCACGTAAAGCCATGTGGGACAAAGCGATAAATTACGGTCACGGTACAGGACACGGTGTGGGACATTTTTTAAATGTTCACGAAGGTCCGCAAAATATTCGTATGGACGAAAATCCGATGACGCTTCAACCGGGAATGATGCTTTCAAACGAACCCGGACTTTACAGAACCGGTGAATATGGAATTAGAATCGAAAATTTAGTACAGGTAATTCCGGCAGAAAAAACGGAATTCGGTCAATTTCTTAAATTTGAAACACTTACACTTTGTTATATTGATACAAAATTGGTGGATAAAAAAATGTTGACAGACAAAGAACGTGAATGGTTAAATGTTTATCATTTAAATGTTTGCAAGAAATTAGCTCCGCATCTTACAAAAAAAGAATGCAAGTGGTTGAGTAAAAAAACAGACGCGATTTAG
- a CDS encoding Mammalian cell entry related domain protein, whose product MKNSTNRTLRVGFFVISAIILFVLAIYFIGSKNNLFNRKTYAYCIFNDIRGVVPGNAVRFSGINVGNVKDIEITSDSTVVLTLAIRKDYAKFIYRNSIVEISQDGLMGNKLLLVSSGTPDTGHILEGDTLRAKYGIDIENMLSQARDILVDTKSTVSNLNLITEKINNGEGDIGALLTKNTLTTKFSVTADNLNSTLAELTEITQKINSGKGDLGKLVNTNEITTEAKSIMTNLRTTSEKANNVVGELNQTAKSINSGDGTVSLLLNNANTAKNVDTTILKVNSGLDQVSHTLKTLENSWIMNLFNNKTKNYPPTKTDSVK is encoded by the coding sequence ATGAAGAATAGCACTAACAGAACTTTGAGAGTAGGATTTTTTGTGATATCCGCTATTATCCTGTTTGTTTTAGCCATCTATTTTATTGGCAGTAAAAACAATTTGTTCAATAGAAAGACTTATGCATATTGTATCTTTAATGATATTCGTGGCGTTGTTCCCGGAAACGCTGTGCGATTTTCGGGCATTAATGTGGGAAATGTGAAAGATATTGAAATTACCTCAGACAGCACAGTGGTATTAACATTAGCCATTCGGAAAGATTATGCCAAGTTTATATACAGAAATTCCATTGTCGAAATTAGTCAGGATGGATTAATGGGAAATAAACTTTTACTTGTATCTTCCGGCACACCCGACACAGGGCATATTCTGGAAGGTGATACACTGCGAGCTAAATACGGGATTGATATAGAAAATATGCTTTCTCAAGCCCGTGATATATTAGTGGATACAAAATCAACCGTTTCAAACTTGAATTTAATTACCGAGAAAATAAACAACGGAGAAGGTGATATTGGAGCGCTTTTGACAAAAAACACACTCACCACCAAATTTAGCGTTACTGCTGATAATCTTAATTCTACATTGGCTGAATTAACTGAGATTACACAAAAAATTAATTCGGGAAAAGGTGATTTGGGAAAACTTGTAAACACCAATGAAATTACGACAGAAGCCAAGTCTATTATGACAAATCTTAGAACCACATCAGAAAAAGCAAATAATGTAGTAGGAGAATTAAATCAAACGGCAAAAAGCATTAATTCCGGAGATGGTACGGTAAGTTTATTATTGAATAATGCAAATACAGCAAAAAATGTGGATACAACCATTTTGAAAGTAAACTCCGGACTTGATCAGGTTAGCCATACCTTAAAAACCCTCGAAAACAGTTGGATAATGAACCTATTCAATAATAAGACAAAAAATTATCCGCCAACAAAAACCGATAGTGTAAAATAA
- a CDS encoding ABC transporter, ATP-binding protein, whose translation MEQETIIKVRNLKKAFGEKEILKGVDLDLFQGENLGILGKSGTGKSVLTKCIVRLLDPDEGEINVFGQDMITISDNELNEIRKRVGYLFQGGALYDSMSVRENLEFPIRRTQMSKDKHEVQHLIEQALKSVRLLDAIDKMPAELSGGMKKRIGLARTLILKPEIILYDEPTTGLDSVTSGEISELILQVQEEYNASSIIITHDMKCAKVTTNKIKILKDGYFYAEGTYDELSSSKDKEIKAYFL comes from the coding sequence ATGGAACAAGAAACAATAATAAAGGTCAGAAACCTGAAAAAAGCTTTTGGTGAGAAAGAAATTTTAAAAGGTGTCGATTTAGACCTTTTTCAGGGAGAAAATTTGGGTATTTTGGGAAAATCGGGAACGGGAAAATCGGTTCTAACCAAATGTATTGTTAGATTGTTGGATCCAGATGAAGGAGAAATAAATGTGTTTGGGCAAGATATGATTACTATTTCCGACAATGAATTAAATGAAATCAGAAAAAGGGTTGGATATTTATTTCAAGGAGGAGCATTGTACGATTCTATGAGTGTAAGAGAAAATCTGGAATTTCCTATAAGGCGTACACAAATGTCGAAAGATAAACACGAAGTACAGCATTTAATTGAACAGGCATTAAAAAGTGTAAGACTATTGGATGCTATTGATAAAATGCCCGCAGAACTTTCGGGAGGAATGAAAAAGCGTATCGGTTTGGCGCGTACACTGATATTAAAACCGGAAATTATTCTATACGATGAACCAACTACAGGATTAGATTCCGTAACTTCAGGCGAGATAAGCGAACTTATTTTGCAAGTACAGGAAGAATACAATGCTTCGTCGATTATAATTACTCATGACATGAAATGCGCAAAAGTAACTACAAACAAAATTAAAATTCTGAAAGATGGTTACTTTTATGCCGAAGGAACTTATGATGAACTTAGTTCCAGTAAAGATAAAGAGATTAAAGCTTATTTTTTATAA
- a CDS encoding ABC transporter permease protein — protein MIKLFPKTKDILTHTFENVGDLTFFTGKVMKQFFTPPYEHKELLKQAYLLGNKSLGLISITGFIMGLVLTMQSRPVMVRFGAEAMIPGMVAVSVLREIGPAITALLCAGKMSSGIGAEIGAMKVTEQIDAMEVSGTKPLGFVVASRVLATTITVPLLIFFADACGLFGSYLAMNFSSPFSFQLYMRTAFDMLDFIDIIPATIKSVFFGFFIGLIGAYKGYQAGQGTESVGIAANSAVVSASMAIFIIDLLAVMVANLFMP, from the coding sequence ATGATAAAACTATTTCCAAAAACCAAGGACATATTAACACATACATTTGAAAATGTTGGAGATTTGACTTTTTTTACCGGGAAGGTAATGAAGCAATTTTTCACTCCACCTTATGAACATAAAGAATTATTAAAACAAGCATACCTATTAGGAAACAAATCGTTAGGATTAATTTCCATCACCGGTTTTATTATGGGGCTTGTACTTACAATGCAATCTCGCCCTGTAATGGTACGATTCGGAGCAGAGGCAATGATACCCGGAATGGTTGCAGTTTCTGTATTAAGAGAAATAGGTCCCGCAATAACAGCTCTACTGTGTGCAGGAAAAATGAGTTCCGGCATTGGTGCAGAGATTGGAGCGATGAAAGTTACCGAACAAATTGATGCTATGGAAGTTTCGGGCACAAAACCATTGGGATTTGTTGTTGCGTCACGTGTTTTGGCTACCACAATAACGGTACCTTTATTAATATTTTTTGCCGATGCTTGCGGATTGTTTGGTTCTTATTTAGCTATGAATTTTTCTTCGCCATTTAGTTTTCAGTTGTATATGCGCACCGCATTTGATATGCTTGATTTTATCGATATTATCCCCGCTACTATTAAATCTGTATTTTTCGGATTTTTTATCGGATTAATTGGAGCTTATAAAGGATACCAAGCAGGACAAGGAACGGAATCTGTAGGTATTGCCGCCAATTCTGCGGTTGTTTCAGCATCAATGGCAATATTTATTATAGACTTGCTAGCTGTAATGGTTGCTAATCTTTTTATGCCGTAA
- the vipA gene encoding Vi polysaccharide biosynthesis protein VipA/TviB, giving the protein MKEKKIAIIGLGYVGLPLAIEFSKKYDVIGFDINKIRVDELNKGEDHTLEADVEAMRTSIQKKKESANIGLNFSYELNDLKEYNIYIVTVPTPIDHFNNPDLRPLISASRMLGSIIKKGDIVIYESTTYPGCTEEDCIPHIEHVSGLRFNKDFFAGYSPERINPGDKVNTLTKIKKVTSGSTPEIAEEIDKLYASIITAGTHKAPNIKVAEASKIIENSQRDVNISFMNELALIFDKVGIDTNDVIEAAGTKWNFLKYRPGLVGGHCISVDPYYLAKKAESLGYIPQVILSGRHVNNSIATFIASKVMKLMIQKDHKIKGSNVLILGVTFKENCPDIRNTKVVDIYNELIEFGANVDIYDPWANQQEVKEEYGVNILKEINPNNKYEGIILAVAHDKFKNFDFERHHNEGAVVFDAKAVVDRRWVDARL; this is encoded by the coding sequence ATGAAAGAAAAAAAAATAGCAATCATAGGTTTAGGTTATGTGGGATTACCTTTAGCCATCGAGTTTTCCAAAAAATATGATGTTATAGGATTTGACATAAACAAAATTCGTGTAGATGAGTTAAATAAAGGTGAAGACCATACTCTTGAAGCGGATGTGGAGGCAATGCGTACCTCTATCCAAAAGAAAAAAGAATCCGCAAACATCGGATTAAACTTCTCTTATGAGTTAAATGACTTAAAAGAATATAATATTTATATTGTTACTGTTCCTACTCCCATAGACCATTTCAATAATCCTGATCTCCGCCCGTTAATAAGTGCCTCACGAATGTTAGGGAGCATAATAAAAAAAGGAGATATTGTTATCTATGAATCAACAACTTATCCAGGTTGTACCGAGGAAGATTGTATTCCTCATATAGAACATGTTTCGGGGCTCAGATTTAATAAAGATTTTTTTGCGGGTTATAGTCCGGAACGTATCAATCCGGGAGATAAAGTAAATACACTTACTAAAATTAAAAAAGTAACATCCGGTTCTACACCTGAAATAGCAGAAGAAATAGACAAATTATACGCATCTATTATCACTGCAGGTACGCATAAAGCTCCAAATATTAAAGTAGCTGAGGCGTCAAAAATTATTGAAAACTCACAACGCGACGTTAATATATCTTTTATGAATGAGTTAGCTTTAATTTTCGATAAAGTTGGTATTGACACGAATGATGTGATTGAAGCAGCAGGTACTAAATGGAATTTTTTGAAATATCGTCCAGGCTTAGTTGGCGGACATTGCATAAGTGTAGATCCGTATTATTTAGCAAAAAAAGCAGAATCACTTGGTTATATTCCGCAGGTAATTCTTTCCGGAAGGCATGTAAACAATAGTATAGCTACTTTCATAGCAAGTAAAGTAATGAAACTAATGATTCAGAAAGATCATAAAATTAAAGGAAGCAATGTGTTAATATTAGGTGTTACATTTAAAGAAAATTGTCCGGATATTCGAAACACGAAAGTGGTTGATATTTATAATGAACTAATTGAATTTGGAGCGAATGTAGATATTTATGACCCTTGGGCGAATCAACAAGAGGTTAAAGAAGAATATGGCGTAAATATATTAAAAGAAATAAATCCTAATAATAAATATGAAGGTATCATTCTTGCGGTAGCTCATGACAAATTTAAGAATTTTGATTTTGAAAGACACCATAACGAAGGAGCTGTAGTTTTTGACGCAAAGGCAGTAGTGGACAGAAGATGGGTGGATGCGAGATTGTAA
- a CDS encoding transposase (fragment), which produces MIGDKGYLSAEYQLDLFTSSNIRLEVPMRENQHNYKKQPYLLRKTRKRIETLFSQLCDQFMIRRNYAKSFDGYKTRILSKITSVTVIQMINKLLNRNINNLKTLVV; this is translated from the coding sequence ATGATAGGAGATAAAGGCTATTTAAGTGCTGAGTATCAATTGGATTTATTTACTTCAAGCAATATCCGATTAGAAGTACCAATGAGAGAGAATCAGCATAATTATAAAAAACAACCTTATCTGCTAAGAAAGACAAGAAAACGTATAGAAACGCTCTTTTCACAACTTTGTGATCAATTTATGATTCGTCGAAACTACGCTAAGTCTTTTGACGGTTATAAAACAAGAATATTATCGAAAATAACTTCTGTTACAGTTATTCAGATGATTAACAAACTATTAAATAGAAATATAAACAACTTAAAAACACTTGTAGTCTAA